The following coding sequences lie in one Bacteroides helcogenes P 36-108 genomic window:
- a CDS encoding type II toxin-antitoxin system HipA family toxin, with translation MKKLYVYADFDWLKEIELIGELGYESLRGSDSYCFTFSDDWLKKHGDLFLSDDLNNYPGQQYTQPGKDIFGCFSDALPDRWGRTLLLRREQLTAMEENRPVRRLSSFDFLTGIDDFSRMGAFRFKESKDGGFINVSESLKIPPLTDIRELVAASAEIERSEEDNVLPDRKWIVQLVQPGSSLGGARPKASVIDTDKTLYVAKFPSRKDDYDAGLWEHFSHLLATKAGINAAKTKVIATGEKYHTLLSERFDRIQDGKRIHFASAMTLLGLNDGDNATTGHGYLDIVDFIIQNCTDVDRNLQELYRRVAFNICIGNSDDHFRNHGFLLTAKGWTLSPAYDMNPTLNEYQSLLISATSNRAELSILLDACEDYMLNRKTAEQIISEVTNVVKGWRELAVRLGIFKREMEMFSGILDGRCGVDVL, from the coding sequence ATGAAGAAACTGTATGTATATGCTGATTTTGATTGGCTGAAGGAGATAGAACTCATTGGCGAGTTGGGCTACGAATCACTTCGTGGCTCTGACAGTTATTGCTTTACATTCAGCGATGATTGGTTGAAAAAGCACGGCGATTTGTTTTTGAGTGATGATTTGAACAATTATCCGGGACAACAATATACGCAGCCGGGGAAAGATATATTCGGATGTTTTTCTGATGCTTTGCCTGATCGTTGGGGACGGACTCTGTTGTTGCGACGTGAACAGCTTACAGCAATGGAAGAAAATCGGCCAGTACGAAGATTGTCTTCATTCGATTTTTTGACAGGAATTGATGATTTTTCCCGAATGGGTGCTTTCCGTTTTAAGGAGTCAAAAGACGGAGGATTTATAAATGTAAGTGAGTCATTGAAAATTCCACCTCTGACGGATATTCGAGAATTGGTTGCAGCCAGTGCGGAGATTGAGAGAAGCGAAGAAGATAACGTGCTGCCTGATCGAAAGTGGATTGTACAACTTGTGCAACCTGGTTCTTCATTGGGTGGGGCAAGACCGAAAGCCAGTGTGATAGACACGGATAAAACGCTTTATGTCGCCAAGTTCCCTTCTCGTAAGGATGATTACGATGCCGGACTTTGGGAACATTTCAGCCATCTGCTTGCCACAAAAGCCGGTATAAATGCAGCAAAAACAAAAGTTATTGCCACAGGTGAAAAATATCACACCTTGCTTTCGGAGCGTTTTGACAGAATACAAGACGGAAAGCGGATTCATTTCGCTTCTGCAATGACTCTGTTGGGACTAAATGATGGAGATAATGCGACTACAGGGCATGGCTATCTGGATATAGTTGATTTCATCATTCAGAACTGTACGGATGTAGATCGTAATTTGCAGGAACTCTATCGTCGTGTGGCTTTCAATATCTGCATTGGCAACAGCGATGACCATTTCCGCAATCATGGCTTTCTTTTGACTGCAAAAGGCTGGACGCTTTCTCCTGCATACGACATGAATCCAACTCTGAACGAATATCAAAGTCTGCTTATTTCGGCAACTTCTAATAGAGCAGAACTGAGTATTTTGCTTGATGCTTGTGAAGATTATATGCTTAACAGAAAAACAGCCGAACAGATTATTTCAGAGGTTACTAATGTTGTGAAAGGGTGGCGAGAGTTGGCAGTACGATTAGGAATCTTCAAGAGAGAGATGGAAATGTTTAGTGGCATATTGGATGGGCGGTGTGGTGTTGATGTGTTGTGA
- a CDS encoding tyrosine-type recombinase/integrase — protein MFTVNIKGKRDPKNINFVKLEMVFYKRGYARVTKVINITGLYSEWNQKSQLFVGKDSSEKNKFPQQQRLKYLKIGERWDAQGKNWIPVELSHYYDTDPNYRNKYIPISDIIEELAVEFENQKRYKNGRVLKSLSTSRKYQYLNTSLHQFTKSKYHQDFSKYRFRDLTEKFIQDFVVWIQIQAAKNGTSGDVSGKLRKLRAVCLHAKEQGVYNVNLHTFQSFKEKLKQRITTPKGVSPEVMQQIETFDRILLTNKEQLYLDLFLFSYYAGGMSAIDVCLLTQNQIKGDMIIYERTKYDKQARVIIIDKAVEIIERYRSEAYMNYVFPTIKRCNPTQSKLYGRVKRINEKVNQTLQKICDHCGIKSRVTWGTARSSYISKMIDEGFHPLQVAELAGNSPQTIYRHYYTIYDKEKMKKRMNEVL, from the coding sequence ATGTTTACTGTAAATATCAAAGGGAAAAGAGACCCTAAAAACATCAATTTCGTTAAACTCGAAATGGTATTCTATAAGCGAGGTTACGCTCGCGTTACAAAGGTTATCAATATCACAGGACTCTACTCGGAGTGGAATCAAAAGTCACAGCTTTTCGTCGGCAAGGACTCCTCCGAAAAGAATAAGTTTCCCCAGCAACAGAGGCTCAAATACCTGAAAATTGGTGAACGTTGGGATGCACAAGGCAAGAATTGGATTCCAGTGGAGTTATCTCACTATTACGATACCGATCCAAACTATCGAAACAAATATATCCCAATCTCGGATATTATCGAAGAACTGGCTGTGGAGTTCGAGAATCAAAAGCGATATAAAAATGGTCGTGTACTCAAAAGTCTCTCTACATCTCGCAAATACCAATATCTAAACACCTCGCTTCACCAATTTACAAAAAGCAAATATCATCAGGATTTCTCCAAGTATAGATTTCGTGACCTAACAGAGAAGTTTATTCAGGATTTTGTGGTATGGATACAAATCCAGGCAGCCAAGAACGGAACAAGTGGAGATGTAAGCGGTAAATTACGGAAACTAAGAGCAGTATGCTTGCATGCCAAGGAGCAAGGAGTGTACAATGTGAACCTACATACCTTCCAATCATTTAAAGAAAAGCTCAAGCAGCGAATAACAACGCCCAAAGGAGTTTCACCGGAAGTGATGCAACAGATTGAGACTTTCGACCGAATATTGCTTACTAATAAAGAGCAACTCTATCTCGACCTATTTTTGTTTAGCTACTATGCAGGAGGTATGTCTGCAATAGATGTTTGTCTGCTCACGCAAAATCAAATCAAAGGTGATATGATAATCTATGAGCGCACCAAATACGACAAACAAGCACGAGTGATTATTATCGACAAAGCAGTAGAGATTATCGAACGCTATCGATCAGAAGCCTATATGAATTACGTATTCCCAACGATCAAACGATGTAACCCTACTCAATCTAAGCTTTATGGTCGAGTGAAGCGAATAAATGAGAAGGTGAACCAAACCTTACAGAAGATATGCGACCACTGTGGTATTAAATCAAGAGTGACATGGGGAACCGCCCGTAGTAGCTATATCTCCAAGATGATTGACGAAGGCTTTCATCCACTCCAAGTTGCTGAACTTGCTGGTAATTCTCCGCAAACAATCTATCGCCACTACTACACCATCTATGATAAGGAGAAAATGAAGAAGAGGATGAATGAGGTATTATAA
- the dsr2 gene encoding anti-phage defense-associated sirtuin Dsr2, whose product MKENIPNNIKHYIVEIADRLWNGHASIMIGAGFSKNAQKTNTSTKSFPTWNELGDILYERLHASKPNDNDKAYLNVLKLADEVEVAFGKEYLNNLIKRVIPDNEHIPSGLHIKMLSLPWKDVFTTNYDTLLERSADLITERRYEIVTNKHDLVWSTSPRIVKLHGSFPSERPFIVSGEDYRQYPQKYAPFVNTVQQSLLENTLCLVGFSGDDPNFLNWIGWIRDNLGKENSPKIYLIGILSLSPGQTKLLEERNIISVDLSGYCLDKVDHYEAIDKFITSVNSLNSIKAEDWGEKDIRHKKDSNKDNYKEVLDQWRKLRQSYPGWLILPSKKRKALIDVTESIWLSKEFISKFSDPNDLLFLFEFNWRIEKGLHPLLNDWATIYESAVEKYNPFHEKLQIEGAITSEINSKLDWEQIKNAWIVLQLALLRLYREEGWSDKWHTLSNQFDEIISELSSEQKARYNYERCLQYAYNFDIIKIKECLTNWTPDMSMPYWESKRATLIAEFDSTAEAVNILESALKEVRARLNLSPIKNNLSFISMESYIMLLHRCISRADEMRQRLFLFEHNDNYQKRWQNLRLYDCDPWEELKYFEIEMKSVLNISKTKETIASFDIGRSSTNYKFRSNESFRLAWGYFRFIEEIGLPYHLPYLNVLDKECFSNAITVISQCSPFSGNVAMIRSGNNKTVSSIYNRVTLSTMNREMVSDHIIRYIALLKHTCNVNKEKGGSDNMTHSLSSTLPEIISRLCCKSTYESRVDILGIAKEIYTSGIIESYTGINELIKRLVGSFSAEEQYYLIPNLLEFPIYFDRLEKSDYDPFQYIIVINSFRGVEVDNQVVSKLIAQLLEDNYTRTIAYNRLNVLLSYNLLKPQQIKKIAVNSWKFLNKNGFPTKIGYYYFAFLGLPHPENIDPIDILRKYITNTPFPINSKKEDESIEFFMGNIPLFNNIAGTYDYRDQYKWSSDEINKLVSNIIEWWDADKHYLLDKKKHFGPSVSDKFKSRFVWLKRIITTIVSVNYKFIRELNISLLDKMVKEIPSYNIYNLEIKASLPRLYKDKNELHIKILNAISSDDNDRILDGINAIIELSCGKSNISDLINAITSNFRCGKKEGLGYSIDCICQILSHRKNTFSSLNIQNIDLGLLYLASHTIVNYDDTESEANEKIDIKRKVARLLVYYKNIINHDSEAYNKWMLIITDDDEFAEVKNKYRNTEVMYNHKEVTLKR is encoded by the coding sequence ATGAAAGAAAATATTCCAAATAATATAAAACATTATATAGTAGAAATAGCAGACCGGCTTTGGAATGGCCATGCTAGCATTATGATAGGAGCTGGATTTAGCAAAAATGCACAAAAAACAAATACTTCTACAAAAAGTTTTCCAACATGGAATGAGTTAGGGGATATACTTTATGAAAGATTACATGCAAGCAAACCTAATGACAACGACAAAGCATATTTAAACGTTCTGAAATTAGCAGATGAAGTTGAGGTCGCATTTGGCAAGGAATATCTTAACAATCTTATTAAGAGAGTGATTCCAGACAATGAACACATTCCATCTGGTCTTCATATAAAAATGTTGTCATTACCATGGAAGGATGTCTTTACAACTAACTATGATACTTTATTAGAGAGGAGTGCTGACTTAATCACAGAAAGAAGGTATGAAATAGTAACAAATAAACATGATCTTGTGTGGTCAACATCACCTCGTATTGTGAAATTGCATGGTAGTTTTCCATCTGAACGACCTTTTATCGTATCAGGTGAAGATTACAGACAATATCCTCAAAAATACGCACCATTTGTTAACACGGTTCAGCAATCATTATTAGAAAATACCTTATGTTTAGTAGGGTTCTCTGGTGATGATCCTAACTTTTTGAACTGGATAGGCTGGATTAGAGATAATCTTGGCAAAGAAAATTCTCCTAAGATCTATTTAATCGGCATATTGTCTCTTTCTCCAGGTCAAACTAAGCTATTAGAAGAAAGGAATATTATATCTGTTGACTTGTCGGGATATTGTTTAGATAAAGTAGATCATTATGAAGCCATAGATAAATTTATAACGAGTGTTAATTCATTAAATTCGATTAAAGCAGAAGACTGGGGTGAAAAAGATATAAGGCACAAGAAAGACAGCAATAAAGATAACTATAAAGAGGTTCTTGACCAATGGAGGAAACTTAGACAAAGTTATCCTGGATGGCTTATTCTTCCGAGCAAAAAGCGGAAGGCTTTAATTGATGTTACTGAGAGTATTTGGTTATCAAAAGAATTTATTTCTAAATTTTCTGACCCTAATGATTTGCTGTTTTTATTTGAGTTTAATTGGCGTATTGAAAAAGGGCTACACCCTTTATTGAATGATTGGGCAACTATATATGAGTCTGCAGTTGAAAAGTATAATCCGTTTCATGAAAAATTGCAGATTGAAGGAGCAATCACAAGCGAAATAAATAGCAAACTTGATTGGGAGCAAATCAAAAATGCATGGATTGTCCTTCAGTTAGCACTATTACGCCTCTACAGAGAAGAAGGATGGAGTGATAAATGGCATACGTTATCAAATCAATTTGATGAAATTATATCCGAATTATCATCGGAACAAAAGGCTCGTTATAATTATGAACGATGTTTACAGTATGCTTATAACTTTGATATAATTAAAATCAAAGAATGTCTTACTAATTGGACTCCCGATATGTCTATGCCATATTGGGAGTCTAAAAGAGCTACTTTGATTGCTGAGTTCGATTCTACTGCTGAGGCTGTCAATATTCTTGAGTCTGCATTAAAAGAGGTCAGGGCAAGATTGAACCTATCGCCGATAAAAAACAATTTAAGTTTTATATCTATGGAATCATATATAATGCTTCTACATAGATGTATATCAAGAGCAGATGAAATGCGACAGAGGTTATTTCTATTTGAGCATAACGATAATTATCAAAAACGATGGCAAAACCTAAGACTATATGATTGCGATCCTTGGGAGGAGTTAAAATACTTTGAAATTGAAATGAAATCTGTGCTAAATATTTCAAAAACAAAAGAGACAATCGCCTCCTTTGATATTGGTCGTTCAAGTACCAACTATAAATTTAGGAGTAATGAATCTTTTCGTTTAGCATGGGGATATTTTAGATTTATAGAGGAAATCGGATTGCCATACCATTTACCTTATTTGAACGTATTAGACAAAGAATGCTTTAGCAATGCCATAACTGTAATTTCTCAATGCTCACCATTCTCAGGAAATGTTGCAATGATACGGTCAGGAAATAACAAAACAGTGAGCTCTATTTACAATAGAGTTACCTTATCAACAATGAATAGAGAAATGGTGTCTGATCATATAATACGATACATTGCGCTTCTAAAACATACATGTAATGTCAATAAAGAGAAAGGGGGAAGCGATAATATGACACATTCGTTATCATCTACTTTGCCTGAAATAATATCGAGACTTTGTTGTAAATCAACCTATGAATCGCGTGTTGACATTCTTGGCATTGCAAAAGAAATTTACACATCAGGCATTATAGAATCATACACTGGCATCAATGAGTTAATTAAACGTTTGGTGGGGTCTTTTTCTGCAGAAGAACAATACTATCTTATTCCCAATCTGTTAGAATTCCCCATCTATTTTGATCGTCTTGAAAAAAGTGATTATGACCCGTTTCAATATATTATTGTTATCAATAGTTTTCGTGGTGTAGAAGTAGACAACCAAGTCGTCAGTAAATTAATTGCTCAATTGCTCGAAGACAACTACACAAGAACCATTGCATACAATAGACTAAATGTTTTGTTGAGCTATAATTTACTTAAGCCTCAGCAGATAAAAAAAATTGCTGTAAATAGCTGGAAGTTTTTGAACAAAAACGGTTTTCCAACCAAAATAGGTTACTATTACTTTGCATTCTTAGGATTACCTCATCCCGAAAATATAGATCCGATTGATATTTTGAGGAAATATATAACAAATACACCTTTCCCTATTAATTCTAAAAAGGAGGATGAGTCAATAGAATTCTTCATGGGTAATATCCCTTTGTTTAACAATATCGCAGGAACCTATGATTATCGAGACCAATATAAGTGGTCAAGTGACGAGATTAATAAACTCGTTTCTAACATAATTGAATGGTGGGATGCGGACAAGCACTATCTATTAGATAAAAAAAAGCATTTTGGACCATCTGTATCTGATAAGTTTAAGTCGAGATTTGTGTGGTTGAAAAGAATTATAACAACCATAGTATCCGTAAATTATAAATTCATCAGGGAACTCAACATAAGCTTATTGGACAAGATGGTAAAAGAAATTCCTAGTTATAATATTTATAATTTGGAAATAAAAGCATCTTTACCACGGCTATACAAAGACAAAAATGAATTACATATTAAAATCCTAAACGCAATTTCGTCAGATGACAATGATAGAATTTTAGACGGAATAAATGCTATAATAGAATTGAGTTGTGGGAAAAGTAATATATCTGATTTAATAAATGCAATAACATCAAATTTTAGATGTGGAAAGAAAGAAGGGTTGGGCTATAGCATAGATTGTATATGTCAAATACTATCTCATAGAAAAAATACATTCTCATCACTTAATATTCAAAATATTGATTTAGGCTTACTATATTTAGCATCTCACACAATTGTTAATTATGACGACACAGAAAGTGAAGCCAACGAGAAGATTGATATTAAAAGAAAAGTAGCTAGATTATTGGTCTATTATAAGAACATTATTAATCATGATTCAGAAGCATATAATAAATGGATGTTGATTATTACTGACGATGATGAATTTGCTGAAGTCAAAAATAAATATAGAAATACCGAGGTTATGTATAATCATAAAGAGGTAACTTTAAAGCGATAA
- a CDS encoding helix-turn-helix domain-containing protein, whose product MTKNTMGTKLPRKLEQKMQIVGEQIKLARLRRDLSVAQVAERATCSPLTVSRIEKGASTVAIGIYLRVLYALQLDDDILWLAKEDKLGKTLQDLSLKTRERASKKE is encoded by the coding sequence ATGACAAAAAATACAATGGGTACTAAGTTGCCCAGAAAATTGGAGCAAAAGATGCAAATAGTGGGGGAGCAGATTAAGTTGGCTCGCCTACGAAGGGATCTGAGTGTGGCTCAGGTTGCGGAACGTGCTACCTGTTCTCCGCTGACCGTATCCCGAATTGAGAAAGGTGCATCGACAGTGGCAATCGGAATCTACTTGCGTGTGTTGTATGCCTTACAGCTTGACGATGATATTCTGTGGCTGGCTAAAGAAGATAAATTGGGAAAAACTTTGCAGGATCTGAGTTTGAAGACAAGGGAACGTGCATCTAAAAAGGAATAG
- a CDS encoding phage integrase SAM-like domain-containing protein, which translates to MFTINIKGKVNPKDPKMVKLEMIIFKTGYARVSKVLQISGAIKDWENQSQSFKGNSSALISKNKILFDLKNQYLKVAEDWDYEGRVWSPVELSHCFDEVQTRKKEVKSLSILQMIDSLVEKFTHKERYKNGRIVTSANNAHSYKEIKNSLTRFTQEVYNRSFSSYYFKEINERFLLDYTLYIQKIGIENGNKGGLTQKLRRLRATCRYAEKQGIYGVDMKAFECLGDNIKWGATTSKATSAVVLAKLEDIDRSLFSKKEQLHLDLFLFSYYTGGMANVDVCYLTWDSIKEDKIIYERMKFPKQAKPLLIEKAKRIIEKYRSVGSENYIFPVFTHKHNTDMQRTKRISNITVKMTQTLGKASRLLKIKDKLTWYSARASFITRMVDEGYYTLWQRWLEIARW; encoded by the coding sequence ATGTTTACAATCAACATCAAAGGGAAGGTGAATCCCAAAGACCCGAAGATGGTCAAGCTCGAAATGATTATCTTCAAAACTGGTTATGCTCGTGTGAGCAAGGTACTACAAATATCGGGAGCAATCAAAGATTGGGAGAATCAGTCTCAATCCTTCAAGGGTAACAGCAGTGCCCTAATCTCTAAAAACAAAATTCTGTTCGACCTCAAAAATCAGTATCTCAAAGTCGCCGAGGATTGGGATTACGAGGGGCGAGTCTGGTCGCCCGTTGAGCTATCTCACTGTTTCGATGAGGTGCAAACTCGCAAAAAGGAGGTTAAATCGCTCTCGATTCTTCAGATGATAGACTCGCTGGTTGAAAAGTTCACCCACAAGGAGCGGTACAAGAATGGGCGAATCGTCACGAGTGCCAATAACGCCCATTCATATAAAGAGATTAAGAACTCTCTGACTCGATTCACGCAGGAGGTTTATAATCGCTCATTCTCTTCTTACTATTTCAAGGAGATTAACGAACGCTTCTTGCTCGACTACACACTCTACATCCAGAAAATCGGAATAGAGAACGGAAACAAAGGAGGGCTGACGCAGAAACTCCGTCGTCTGCGTGCCACTTGTCGTTATGCCGAAAAGCAAGGCATTTATGGTGTGGATATGAAAGCCTTCGAATGTTTGGGAGATAATATAAAATGGGGAGCGACTACTTCCAAAGCAACTTCCGCTGTGGTTCTTGCCAAGTTGGAAGATATCGACCGAAGTTTATTCTCGAAGAAAGAGCAGCTGCACCTCGATTTATTTCTATTCAGCTACTACACGGGCGGTATGGCAAATGTCGATGTTTGTTATCTGACTTGGGATAGTATCAAGGAGGATAAAATTATCTACGAGCGAATGAAATTCCCCAAACAAGCCAAACCTCTGCTGATTGAAAAAGCAAAGAGGATAATTGAAAAATACCGAAGTGTAGGGTCCGAGAACTATATCTTCCCTGTCTTTACACATAAGCACAATACCGATATGCAACGCACCAAGCGAATCAGCAATATTACCGTAAAGATGACACAGACTCTTGGAAAAGCCAGTCGGTTGCTCAAAATTAAGGATAAGCTGACGTGGTATTCCGCCAGGGCAAGTTTCATCACCCGAATGGTAGATGAAGGCTATTATACGTTGTGGCAGAGATGGCTGGAAATAGCCCGATGGTGA